In Mercenaria mercenaria strain notata chromosome 15, MADL_Memer_1, whole genome shotgun sequence, a single genomic region encodes these proteins:
- the LOC123555790 gene encoding very low-density lipoprotein receptor-like — protein sequence MIKTNSGTNFSSNVNNPFVPTFELSSYFRCATLEWISIIAKCDGVIDCFDASDEIGCYSENIGNHVCSKEQFQCADGDCIHISLVCNFRDDCKDWSDEFCEFEQCSPMTEYRCNNGQCIPTEQRCNAVQQCADGSDELACGLYYCVGIGSMNL from the exons ATGATAAAGACAAACAGCGGAACAAACTTTAGCAGCAACGTAAATAATCCATTTGTCCCGACATTTGAGCTTAGCTCATACTTTAGGTGTGCAACTCTGGAATGGATTTCTATCATAGCAAAGTGTGACGGTGTTATTGACTGTTTTGACGCTTCAGATGAAATAGGTTGTTATAGCGAGAATATTG GAAACCATGTCTGTTCGAAGGAACAGTTCCAGTGTGCAGATGGAGACTGCATTCATATCAGCCTAGTGTGTAATTTTAGAGATGACTGTAAAGACTGGTCCGATGAGTTTTGCG agtTTGAGCAATGCTCTCCTATGACCGAATATCGATGCAATAATGGACAATGTATTCCTACAGAACAACGTTGTAATGCTGTTCAGCAGTGTGCAGATGGTTCCGATGAATTAGCCTGTGGTTTGTACTACTGTGTTGGAATAGGCTCAATGAACCTATAG